A window of Patagioenas fasciata isolate bPatFas1 chromosome 5, bPatFas1.hap1, whole genome shotgun sequence contains these coding sequences:
- the TIMM10 gene encoding mitochondrial import inner membrane translocase subunit Tim10 → MDPLRAQQLAAELEVDMMADMYNRMTQACHRKCVPPHYKDAELSKGESVCLDRCVAKYLEVHERMGKKLTELSLQDEELLKRMQQGTGTA, encoded by the exons ATGGACCCGCTGCGGGCCCAGCAGCTGGCCGCCGAGCTGGAGGTTGACATGATGGCCGACATGTACAACCG GATGACGCAGGCGTGCCACCGAAAGTGCGTCCCCCCCCACTACAAGGATGCGGAGCTGTCGAAGGGGGAGAGCGTGTGCCTGGACCGCTGCGTGGCCAAGTACCTGGAGGTGCACGAGAGGATGGGCAAGAAGCTGACGGAGCTGTCGCTGCAGGACGAGGAGCTGCTCAAGCGCATGCAGCAGGGCACGGGCACCGCCTGA
- the RTN4RL2 gene encoding reticulon-4 receptor-like 2, producing MRPPTARDLPQGGRLAALLLVALVWVPGGTPACPALCTCYVSPPTVSCQANNFSSVPAGLPPGARRLFLQNNVIGALRAGTFGPSTVTLWLYSNNISSIQPGTFRHLPALEELDLGDNPHLRVLAPDTFHGLRRLQALHLYRCQLASLPSAIFRGLHSLQYLYLQENGLLYLQDDLFADLANLSHLFLHGNRVRALSERVFRGLPSLDRLLLHANRLAAIHRRAFRGLARLTILYLFNNSLVALPGDPLAALPALQFLRLNANPWACDCRARPLWGWFRRTRVSSSPVPCASPPHRRGTDLRHLRPRDFDACPEEDEEEEEGGDGGVVAVMGTPGRALGRPGILPAAPPSAFYRDGLPPHDLRGPQPRPPPPSRDSRGPPGDARCPRAPCAPTAAAAPPRPHVLLPLLGLLLPQL from the exons ATGCGGCCCCCCACGGCTCGGGACCTGCCCCAAG GCGGGCGCCTGGCGGCCCTGCTGCTGGTGGCGCTGGTGTGGGTGCCCGGGGGGACGCCGGCCTGCCCCGCGCTCTGCACCTGCTACGTCTCGCCGCCCACCGTCAGCTGCCAGGCCAACAACTTCTCCTCGGTGCCCGCGGGGCTGCCGCCCGGCGCCCGCCGCCTCTTCCTGCAGAACAACGTCATCGGGGCGCTGCGGGCGGGCACCTTCGGGCCCAGCACCGTCACCCTCTGGCTCTACTCCAACAACATCTCCTCCATCCAGCCGGGCACCTTCCGACACCTGCCCGCCCTGGAGGAGCTCGACCTGGGTGACAACCCCCACCTGCGCGTCCTGGCCCCCGACACCTTCCACGGCCTCCGGCGCCTCCAGGCCCTGCACCTGTACCGGTGCCAGCTGGCCAGCCTGCCCAGCGCCATCTTCCGCGGCCTCCACAGCCTCCAGTACCTCTACCTGCAGGAGAACGGGCTGCTCTACCTGCAG GACGATCTCTTTGCCGACCTGGCCAACCTGAGCCACCTCTTCCTGCACGGGAACCGCGTCCGGGCGCTGTCGGAGCGCGTGTTCCGCGGGCTGCCCAGCCTGGACCGCCTGCTGCTGCACGCCAACCGCCTGGCCGCCATCCACCGCCGCGCCTTCCGCGGGCTGGCGCGCCTCACCATCCTCTACCTGTTCAACAACAGCCTGGTGGCCCTGCCCGGGGACCCGCTGGCCGCGCTGCCCGCGCTGCAGTTCCTGCGCCTCAACGCCAACCCCTGGGCCTGCGACTGCCGCGCGCGCCCGCTCTGGGGCTGGTTCCGCCGCACCCGCGTCTCCAGCTCCCCCGTGCCCTGCGCCAGCCCCCCGCACCGCCGCGGCACCGACCTGCGCCACCTGCGCCCCCGCGACTTCGACGCCTGCcccgaggaggacgaggaggaggaggagggtggcgACGGCGGGGTGGTGGCGGTGATGGGCACCCCCGGGCGAGCGCTGGGGCGCCCCGGCATCCTCCCGGCCGCACCGCCCTCCGCCTTCTACCGCGACGGGCTCCCCCCCCACGACCTGCGGGGACCccagccccggccgccccccccgTCCCGCGACTCCCGCGGCCCCCCCGGGGATGCCCGCTGCCCCCGGGCACCCTGCGCCCCCACGGCTGCTgccgcccccccccggccccacgtcctcctgcccctcctggggctgctcctgccccagctctgA